The Chanodichthys erythropterus isolate Z2021 chromosome 14, ASM2448905v1, whole genome shotgun sequence genome window below encodes:
- the LOC137035447 gene encoding uncharacterized protein, translating into MQNAPSTSGSSGAPVSNQTSPISSEASLPTTDSDDTIILPHSDNELRSRAWPREFPIPHFPYNVEVQLQRGNDSFRETGTQLKITPGLKSDILEKLAEEIFQYTAYPQNYQIDDVAEALIKKFPCLKEPSATGYYGWMISLKYKMANYRTKMRTIGFPEVTVNALKNKRSDDCLPAKNVKKPKKAEVNFCPSHPAGETDESLENVRLEMLNDVRQRNSASCVKKMSKTFSYRRKEVVQENPAAGEFKARWPALFHIDEINAEFQRITTVPLETTFMAQLDSHLPQLTSIFNKKGGVSGQKLARHLAILQEATSDINLKRAAVLKALCIYLGEDDGHLIREYKDIEGDDIQRDLQNSTMGVYVINKEGGEIGAHDDIGIYVEGEIILDNIGSVAQACAMMLGVIYVLNMAYPKELKYSYEFIQKVLLKMDGERLSPKVLGLKNKIIAGL; encoded by the exons ATGCAGAATGCTCCCAGCACTTCTGGATCATCTGGAGCACCAGTGAGCAACCAAACATCTCCCATTTCCTCAGAGGCCTCATTGCCCACAACAGACTCGGATGACACCATCATTCTGCCACATTCAGACAATGAATTGAGATCACGTGCATGGCCACGTGAATTCCCCATTCCTCACTTTCCATACAATGTAGAGGTGCAGCTTCAACGTGGAAATGACAGCTTCAGAGAAACTGGCACTCAACTGAAGATTACTCCAGGGTTAAAGTCTGACATCTTAGAGAAGCTAGCCGAGGAGATCTTCCAGTATACAGCGTACCCACAAAATTACCAAATAGATGATGTAGCAGAGGCACTCATCAAAAAATTTCCCTGTTTGAAGGAACCATCTGCCACTGGTTACTATGGCTGGATGATTAgcctaaaatataaaatggcTAATTACAGAACAAAGATGCGAACTATTGGCTTTCCAGAAGTGACTGTAAATGCTTTGAAAAACAAACGTAGTGATGACTGCCTCCCAGCCAAAAATGTAAAGAAGCCTAAAAAAGCTGAAGTCAACTTTTGTCCTTCACACCCTGCTGGCGAAACGGATGAAAGCTTAGAAAATGTCAGACTTGAAATGTTGAATGATGTCAGACAAAGAAACAGTGCATCATGTGTAAAAAAGATGTCAAAAACATTCTCCTACAGAAGAAAAGAGGTAGTGCAGGAAAATCCAGCTGCCGGAGAGTTTAAAGCCAGGTGGCCTGCACTTTTTCACATTGATGAG ATAAATGCTGAATTCCAGCGCATAACAACTGTCCCACTTGAAACAACCTTCATGGCTCAGTTGGACAGCCATTTACCCCAGCTGACATCTATTTTCAACAAAAAGGGAGGTGTTTCTGGCCAAAAACTAGCCAGACATCTGGCGATCTTGCAAGag GCTACAAGTGACATCAATCTTAAAAGGGCAGCAGTCCTCAAGGCACTTTGCATCTACCTTGGTGAGGATGATGGACATCTCATTCGGGAGTATAAG GACATCGAAGGAGATGACATCCAGAGAGACCTGCAGAATTCCACCATGGGCGTATATGTCATCAACAAGGAGGGTGGAGAAATTGGAGCACATGATGACATTGGCATTTATGTTGAAGGAGAAATCATTCTGGACAACATTGGATCTGTAGCCCAAGCATGTGCAATGATGCTGGGAGTCATCTATGTATTGAACATGGCTTACCCCAAAGAGCTGAAATACTCCTatgaattcattcaaaaagtgCTCTTGAAAATGGATGGAGAAAGGCTTTCCCCCAAAGTCCTTGGACTAAAGAACAAAATCATTGCTGGACTGTAG